AACATTTAAAAGAGATAATTCTTGTTCTCTTTGTTCTTCATTATTTGATAATTCTGAAAAATTATTATTAAATATTTTTGAATATAATTTATTTTCAAATATATGGTTACTGTATATTTGTACCCTTAATTTATTAAAATCTTGTTTAAATTTAATGTCTATGTATAAGGCTTCATATTTAAATAGTCTATTTCTTTTATCAATTTCACTATCTACTAAGGTATAAAGAAAATTAATAAATACGGGCTTTAATTTATAGTATATTATTTTATCTAATTTAACGTCTTCTATGTCATACTTAAAATTAAGTTCTATTCCAAAACTTTTTGCATATTCTAATAATCTAGTCTCCATTTTTGAAAATTCAGAAAATAAGTTTGTAACTCTTAAATTGAATATACTAGATTTCAAATGATATTTAGTTAATGATAATTCTTTAAGCAATCTTACATACTTTCTCTTTTCATTACTTGGTAAATATTTAGAAATTTCTTGCAAACGGCATCTAATATAGAATAATTTATCAACTTCATCTACTAAATCATTTATTTGTCTTGGATTTACTTGTATCATTTCCTTTAATTTTATAACTTCATTTTGTATTATCAAGGTATAATTTTCTATAAAATTAAATTCTTTTAAAAAATCTTCCATCATTTTTTCAAATATATTATTGTCAGTTATTATAATATATTCCAAAAAACAATTAACCTTATTTGGATTATATTCTTCTATAGGTTGCTTATCAAAAAAATTACATTTCTTTTCTAATACTTCAAATTTTTCTTCTATATCTATCATAAATTTTGTAATATTAGTATCACTAATATTAATTTTTTCTTTTATATGAATTTCTAATTTATATTTCATTTTAACTCCACTACATTCCAAAAAATTTTCTTACACTATTAGGAATATATTCAATATATTTTTCTATATCTTTTCTTATTTTTGTTGATGATACATTATATTCTAATCTATCTTTATCTATAAAATATGCTTTTTTACCTAAATATTTTTCATAATTTTTAACATCTTGAATTTCATTTGTAAACACTATATCTACTCTTATATCATATTTTTCTATTGCTTCTTTAACTATTTTTGACCAGTTTAACCAACCATCTGGGTAAGGTTTAATACCATCTTCATTAAGAGTTAATACTTCTATATTTTTATAACCTTTTAATTCTTTTTCAACAAAAAATTTTCTATCTTTTATTGTTATAAACTTAGGTAGACTTGAATCTTCAAAAAGTTTTTTATCTCTAATAGTTTCCTCGCATACAAAAACATATAATTTATCACAGTACTTACTAACAGTTTTAATAAAATTAATATGACCTTTATGTACAGGAAAAAATTTACCAAATATGGCAGCATTTTTATCTTTTTTATCATACATTTCATCCACTTTTTTCAAAGCATCTTCAAATTCATCTCTTGTTATATTTAAAGCATTTAACTTT
This Oceanivirga salmonicida DNA region includes the following protein-coding sequences:
- the rnmV gene encoding ribonuclease M5; protein product: MIKLNGIIVVEGRDDKTALSRVLDANIFILNGMSGANNKKIDDLKKLSENNTIYLLTDPDFAGIKIREKINSKIDGIINLYADRKKATKDKNIGIENMKDEDIIDIFKNIRYEEKTNKEKFSMKDILDNNLSGNKDSKLRREILGEILSISYSNTKQLLKKLNALNITRDEFEDALKKVDEMYDKKDKNAAIFGKFFPVHKGHINFIKTVSKYCDKLYVFVCEETIRDKKLFEDSSLPKFITIKDRKFFVEKELKGYKNIEVLTLNEDGIKPYPDGWLNWSKIVKEAIEKYDIRVDIVFTNEIQDVKNYEKYLGKKAYFIDKDRLEYNVSSTKIRKDIEKYIEYIPNSVRKFFGM